A single region of the Lathamus discolor isolate bLatDis1 chromosome 13, bLatDis1.hap1, whole genome shotgun sequence genome encodes:
- the KCNJ16 gene encoding inward rectifier potassium channel 16, with translation MRKMTEQRGCYRPVNTQGTKTSYQGTCQESPEKGMKRLQKRFLHKDGSCNVYFKHIFGEWESYVVDIFTTLVDIKWRHMFVIFSLSYVLSWLFFGLVFWLIAIQHGDLFNDEEITPCVANVHSFTGAFLFSLETQTTIGYGYRCVTEECSVAILMVILQSVLSCIIDTFIIGAALAKMATARKRAQTIRFSYYAVVGLRDDKFCLMWRIGDFRPNHMVEGSVRAQLLRYKEDKEGRMTMEYKDLKLLNDQIILVTPVTVVHEIDSESPLYGLDRKALAKDNFEILVTFVYTGDSTGTSHQSRSSYVPREILWGHRFNDVLHIKKKYYKVDCLQFEETTEVYAPHCSAMQLDRKEQEWTRIEKTREKEAETSALEIKPFSTDRTSFSAVALITSCEDPEDPVTTVSQPSGEVSYQKATVTLNRLSIESQI, from the coding sequence ATGAGAAAGATGACTGAGCAGCGTGGTTGCTATAGGCCTGTAAACACACAGGGAACTAAGACCAGTTACCAAGGCACTTGTCAAGAAAGCCCGGAAAAGGGGATGAAAAGATTGCAGAAGCGGTTTCTCCACAAGGATGGCAGCTGCAATGTGTACTTCAAACACATCTTTGGGGAATGGGAGAGCTACGTAGTGGACATATTTACCACACTGGTGGACATCAAGTGGCGCCATATGTTTGTGATATTCTCATTGTCGTATGTTCTTTCATGGTTGTTCTTTGGACTGGTCTTCTGGCTGATAGCAATCCAACACGGAGATTTATTCAATGATGAAGAAATAACCCCCTGTGTTGCAAATGTCCATAGCTTCACAGGAGCATTCCTGTTCTCCCTTGAAACCCAAACGACCATCGGGTACGGTTACCGCTGTGTTACAGAAGAGTGCTCTGTCGCAATCCTCATGGTTATCCTGCAGTCAGTATTAAGCTGCATTATTGACACCTTCATAATCGGAGCAGCCTTGGCTAAAATGGCCACAGCTCGAAAAAGAGCTCAAACCATTCGTTTCAGCTACTATGCTGTCGTTGGTCTCAGAGATGATAAGTTTTGCCTCATGTGGCGCATTGGTGATTTCCGGCCAAACCACATGGTCGAGGGCTCTGTACGAGCTCAGCTCCTGCGCTACAAGGAAGACAAGGAGGGCAGAATGACAATGGAATACAAGGACTTGAAGTTGCTAAATGACCAGATCATACTTGTTACACCAGTGACTGTCGTACATGAAATTGATAGTGAGAGCCCCTTGTACGGTCTAGATCGGAAAGCTCTGGCCAAAGACAACTTTGAAATCTTGGTCACATTTGTCTACACAGGTGATTCAACAGGAACTTCACATCAGTCAAGAAGCTCGTATGTCCCCAGAGAGATTCTTTGGGGCCATAGGTTTAATGATGTCTtacacataaagaaaaaatactacaAGGTGGATTGCTTACAGTTTGAAGAAACCACAGAGGTTTATGCTCCTCACTGCAGTGCCATGCAGCTGGATCGGAAAGAGCAAGAGTGGACCCGAATTGAGAAGACGCgggaaaaagaagcagagacaTCAGCACTGGAGATCAAGCCATTCAGTACCGACCGAACATCTTTTAGTGCAGTTGCCCTTATCACCAGCTGTGAAGATCCAGAAGACCCAGTGACAACTGTCAGTCAGCCTTCTGGAGAAGTTTCATATCAGAAAGCAACTGTGACCTTAAATAGGCTATCAATAGAGTCCCAAATCTAG